In the genome of Podospora pseudocomata strain CBS 415.72m chromosome 7, whole genome shotgun sequence, the window CTCCCGTCTGCACCTCTCGACATCAGGAGGGTGGGAGTCACAGCTTTCTTGCATACTCAACAATATCGCACCTACATCCAGGGAGGGTGACATTGAGTCTCTCATCGCCATTGAGAGAAAGCATATAAAAGATCACCATCATGATGGCATCCAGAGCTCTGAGGGGGCGCAGCTCTCTTCTGCGGTCTGTTCCGTCTTCCGCTACCAGAGCTGCTGTTCCTCTCGAGGCCCGTCGCCGGTTCTCTTGCTCTACCCGCAAGATGTCCTCTTTCTACTCATCATGGGAGCCTGAGGGTCCCTCGGTCAAGACTGAGATCCCCGGCCCCAAGGCCAAAGCCGAGATTGCCGAGCTCAACGAGGTGTTTGACACCCGCAGCTTGAACATGCTGACGGACTACTATAAGAGCGCGGGTAACTACATTGCCGACCCAGATGGAAACATCTTGCTGGATGTGTAAGTCACCTCTCCCCCTAtctcccaacccaactcTAACCCGGGCATTCAGCTACGCTCAAATCGCCTCCATCCCCGTAGGctacaacaacccctccctcatcaaagCAGCCCAATCCCCCCAAATGATCCAAGGCCTCATCAACCGCCCCGCCCTAGGCAACTTCCCCCCTCACGACTGGGCCGACGTGCTCAAAGCAGGCATCCTGAAAGTAGCCCCCAAAGGCCTCAACCAAGTCTTCACCGCCATGGCAGGCTCCGACGCAAACGAGACCGCCTACAAGGCAGCGTTCATGTACCGCCGCCAGCAAGAGCGCGGCGGCGCCCACGTCGAGTTcacagaggaggagatcTCTTCCGCCATGCTGAACCAATCCCCCGGCGCCTCGCAgaacctctccatcttgtcCTTCAAGACCGGTTTCCACGGCAGATTGTTTGGGTCCCTCTCCACAACGAGATCAAAACCAATCCACAAGCTCGACATCCCCGCCTTTGACTGGCCGCAGGCGACGTTTCCCAAGTTGAAGTACCCGCTTGATCAGCACGTCAAGGAGAAtgaggcggcggagaaggccgcgctggaggaggtggaacaCCTGATCAAGAACTACCACGTCCCCCCTtgcgcggtggtggttgagccgATCCAGTCTGAAGGAGGGGATAACCACGCCTCGCCTGCGTTTTTCCGCTGTTTGAGGGAGATTACCAAGAGAAACAATGTTTTGCTGATTGTGGACGAAGTCCAGACTGGCGTGGGAGCAACGGGCAAGTTTTGGGCGCACGAACACTGGGATTTGCCGACGCCTCCGGATATGGTTACCTTTAGCAAGAAGGCGCAGACGGCGGGGTATTACTTTGGGAATCCGGAGCTGAGGCCGAACAAGCCGTATAGGCAGTTTAATACTTGGATGGGGGATCCGGCAAGGGCGTTGCTTTTCAAGGGGATCATTGAGGAGATTGAAAAGTTTGGGCTGGTGGAGCGGACGGCAAAGGTGGGGGAGTATCTTTATGGGAAGCTGGAgcggttgggggagaagtaTCCGGGGCAGGTGGAGAATctgagggggaaggggatggggaCGTTTATTGCGTTTGATAGCCCGAAGAGGGATGAGTTTTTGAAGAGggcgaagggggagggggtgaataTTGGGGGGAGCGGGGAGCgggcggtgaggttgaggccgATGTTAGTGTTTGAGGAGAAGCATGCTGATCAGTTGGTTGAGGCgctggagagggtgattAAAAGTCTGCAGTAGACGGGCAGgaaaggggttgagggtaTATCAGAACTCAGCAGGCGAGATGAATCAACCATACCAGGGTTTTTTGACGATTCCGTTTAACGACGTGAAGATCTTTCTTGATATCGAAGTAAATAATTTGATGATGCAGAATGTACAATGAGAACCCCAATACCTGGCTATGCATTCGGGCCAAGTAACCCATGAACATTTCATTCCCAAATGCAAACTTTCCATTTGTGCTGTGTTGTGTGTAGAAACATTTTGAAAAAATGAGATAACGtccccttctctctctcataTCTTCTTCACTTCTCTCCTGTGAataaaacaaaacaaaacagttgcaccaacccaaccaactaCCAACCCCGACCCCGACCCAGCACACAAAAACGCCCCTGgaatgtgtgtgtgaattTCAATTGAGTATCATGCAGTAGTACACCAAAACAAGAagcagagaaagaaaaaagaggtATCATCcgtgaagaaaaaaaaaagtgttaaacaacacaaacgcagaaaagaaaaagtctaATaccagaaaaaaacaaaaagcaaTCGCAATTTTTGCCCTTCCCATGTCCCAGTGTAGCagaaaaccaccaccacccagtcCATCCTACCCCATTTTCGGTTTCTTGTTGTTTCCTGTAAAATCGATTCCACCCGAGAGAGCTGATGCAAATGGCGAGAAtggaaaaacaaaaaaaaaaaaaccaaggTAATTATGtaatgttgttgttgtatgcCTGGTTTCTTCCTTCCTCCTTGGTTGCCCTGATGTGAAAATAAAATATTATGTACCCATAACCCGGCACTTTTTGTGATCTGAGCCACccgccccccttccccttctcacAATATTTGTGAGATTGGGCGACCCTCCACTTCCTGTTTGTGGCTTCCATGCGACTTCCCCTAGCCTAAGGTACCCGATAGCCCCTCTACTAATccgccttttcctttgcGGAAAAGGCCTATGGAAACTCGCCTAGTGGCTCATGACCTCCTGTGCTCCCCTCTGTTCCCTATGCTCAAGCGgcttatcatcatcaccaccagcctcctccatATCAACATCCATATGCTGTCCGTTCTTGTGGTTATTATTCTGAatattctcctcctccatcctctgcGCCTCCTCgttctccctcctcagctcctcctcctgctcccgcaTGGCCCGCTGCTCCTCACTAAGGGGCGTAtccaccggcggcggcggcggcggcggaggactAGGTATCAtgttcccatccccatcctcctcctccttgagccGCTTCACCGAAGGCGTCTCCGACATGTTATCATCCTGCGGTGACTGAGAAGcctcctcgccttcaacatcatcatcatcatcatcgtcgcgCTTCCTTTTGCGACCACCAACGGGGGAGCTAGGGGAGCTAGGTTGAGAAAGGGGTGTAATGTCGTCTTGGACCGGTGTCGGGGCAGAGATGTCTCCCAGGTCATTTAACGAAGCCGAGGGCTTGTCCGAGTCGGTAGATTTGTTGTTGCCCTTGGCTTTTTGCTGTTCCTTATATTTGACAACGGCGCGGTCAAAAAAGTCACGGACGTACTTCTTgacctttttctcttgtttgGAGGAGATATGAGTGGGGTCCTCAACGCGGTTGTTCTTGTAATCGGAAGAGACTAGCTTCTTGTTGACTTCGCGGGCAAACTTCTTAAGGTCCTCCTTGGGGAGCTTGCCGTGGAATTTCTCGACCACGTACTTGACGTGAGGGAAAAGCTGGGGAAGATGTCAGACTGGGTAATCATTAGAAACACTGGCGAAAGAAACTTACGGTGTTCTCGTAGATCTTCATCTGTTTCTCGATTGGGAGAGAACGCCACTTCTCTTTCTTGGGTTCGGTGGTCGGGGTGCTAGACCGCTGGGGGGTATGTGTGGCCGAATGTCTTGGCGTGATCTCCTTAGTCAAGCTGTCAATGATATCCTGCACCGCCTTCTGGCCCTGCTGGGCTTTGGTCGAAGTTTTGGGAGTAGAAACCGCCGGCGCGGTGGGCCGCTGCCACTGGACTTTGCCATTGACATCGTAAAAGTAATACCGGCCTGTGTTGTCAGTAGTGACGTGCCAGCCCTCGGGCAGATTGCTGGGCAGCTTCCGTGGTGGACGTTGGCCATTGAAGAAACCGACGTTCCTTTGCGGTACCTTATTGCGCGGGCCCGTCGGAATGTTCAGGTTGACCAGGGAGTTGTTGGCGTGCTTGTGAGGCTCGTCGCGATCCATGTTGCGACGCTCCTCAAATGGGTTAGAAGTCGCATGAGCTGCGGCATCCTTTTCCTTGCGAGGAATACGGTACGCTGTCGAGAGCTTACTCCATTCCTCGAGCAGTCTGTTGGCCTGGAAGGCGACCTCTTCATGAGTCGAAGTGGTCAGGGGCTGGATGGCTGCCTCGATGTTAGAGTCGGCgatcttgttcttggtgatgCGCGGCAGGTCGTAGAGGATATCGAGAACCTGCAGGACGACATTGGTGTCGTCTTTGTACGAGTTGAGTGTCGTTTTGAGAATCTGGTAGCCGTGCATCCTCACCACTCTATGGCGAAGCTGCTCGTCTTCTGTGGCCTGAAGGCGGGTAAGCAGCTTGACAGCTATCCACTTCTCCTTGCACTGCATCAGAGTGGCCATGACCTTGTTgacgccatcttcatcaaggGATTTCGGCTGGAAGCTGTTGACATagtcctcatcgtcttcggTGACCTTCTTCCTGCGAGGCTTCTTGGCAACGGTGGTGTCCCAGCTGTCGCCACTGTCCTCGATACCGAGGGCCTCAATCGTGGCAAGAGACAGTTTGGTCGCACGCTCTGTCTGCGTCTTGCCGCCGATGAAGCCGACGCAGTTTTGCTCACCGCAGTAACATGGCTGGGGGTCGGCGCCGTAGCGGTCGACATTGTAGTTGAACACGAGCTCCTCACCGGCGCGGATGGGGCGGCCGGCAAAAATGCCCATGCGCAGCTTctcgcccaccacccacttGTCGACATAACAGTTAGGATTGCACGAATGGTTGCAGAACCGGCCCAAGTTGCCCTTCTTAGTGGCATCGACAAACTCGCTCTTGGTGAGCGACATGAAGTAAAAGTGCTTGATGCCCTCGCGGTCGTACTTGATCATCCGGTTCCGGAACGTCGGCTCATTGATGACCTCGCCAATATACTCGAAAATGAAGTCGTTTGGCTGCAGGTTCCGGTTCGCCCGCAGGCCGAACCCCTTCTTATCGGTCTTGATGACCGAAACATCGGCATACTGCTTGCGCTGAAACCGCTGGTTTTGACAGCCCGGCCCGCAGTTGCAGTCTCCATCTACGCACTCAATTTTGGTCGCGCGGTTGATGCAGTCGGAATCCTCGCCACAAGCGTGGTTTTCATCATTTCCTGTgagcagaaaaaaaatcagTGTGTCAGGGCGGTCGCTTTACGGACATGTGGACGGCGACCATCtcggggagagagagagactgGCCAGATGGTGGAAAAACTTACGCCATTCTTCGGTACAGTCGCAATCCAGCGCGTCGTGATCCGACGAGCCCATATTCCTCGAGCCATAAAGACAGTCGTTGATGACCTGAAACGTGCTGCATGCTTGGGCTGTGACATCTGGCAGGTGGTCGAACAAGGTAGGTGGACTTCGAACGGGTTTCTGAGACGACTTGCGAGACAGCTTCGGGGCAGAGGCGTGGTCTGGAGTCGCTGCAGTCTCTCCTGCAGACTTTGTGTCGTCGGGCGACATACTGGTGCCTCGCGAATCCATCTTGGAGTTGTTCGGGGAAGCCGAGTCGGTCGAATCCTCCTTTCGTAACCTAACGCCATTGACCCTCGGCCTTTCCTCAATCCTGCCTTCCAGCACCGGTCCTGAAGCGCGAGCGTCTTCCCCCATGGTGAATGAGTTGGTGCGCAAGAGGCGCCAGAGTTGCCGAGCGTAGGGAAGCCGCTAGAGTGGTTTGTGCTTGTTGTGGTTCAGGGCAAGAAAGGCACGCGCAGCGAGATGGGATGCAGGACGCGCTGAACAGCGGGTCAAAGTTgtgaaagagaagaagaaaaagcgTGCTGGAAAATGGTGGCGGAAAGTCGACAGCGAGGAGAGGAAAGCGTTTGGGAGAGTGGGCGAAGACAGACGGAGTGGGAGACGCAGCGAGagtggaagagaaaaagagagagagggagggagagagagagagagagagagagagagagagagagagagagagagagagagagagcgccAGGAGGGTCAAGGTCGAGACGTGAACTGACTGGAGGAAGCTATTTCTGCGCCCTGACTTTGCGAACATGGCAGCTCAAACCGTCGGGCGGGCTCACGGAAAAGATGACAATGGCTCTCAATCCAAGCAAGGGCCAATCCAACGGCTATCGCGCTCACTCACATCCACAACAAATGCATCACGTCGAGGAGGTAGTCAATTGACATAGCCGCGTTCAGCAAGACTTCAGTAAAAGATGCCCTCCTGCCCCAGAGTGCCAAGCCGGCGACCTTGAAGTGCCCCAGCCCATCTCAATCGGGGCGTCGACTTGTCGGCCCGTCATTGATCCGCTCCGTGTCCACGCCCGTCGGGCTCCCATCCCGCGCTTACAAGGTTCTGTTAACTGCGCTGAGAACTTTGAAGGTGATGGCGGGCTTTCTACGGAACTTTCAGTTCATCTCCAGCGGAGTGTGCAATTGATCTTGGAGACACATTTTCAGGCCACTGGGTCACTGGGTCAATGGAATACGGGAATTTCAAAGTTTATGTCCACTATGCGAGTTGGCATAAGTTGAACTGAGTTAAAACTCGTGAGCGGGCACCAAGAGCAATATATATATCAGTCCGGTCAAACAGAAACGCCACGCATGATCATCGCCTTCCGTCTGTCCGCCTGGGACAAACGCGGCACCAACCGAAATCCATAGAGATATCACAGAGGGCTTGtctggtgtggtggtggcagtaAACCAGAGCACCACATTGTCACGCAACGTGTGAAACAGCCCCCCGCAGTCATCACAACATGCATATATTGTCAGTCGCATAGTTTGGCACCACGTTTCTATATACTCGCCGGGTCGCCGGGAGGCATCTCAGCACTTTGTGAAGGCCCTTGCAGACGAACTCGGTGGTGGCATGCATGACTATGCACTCGAAAGCGTTTGGTATTAGGAACGACCACCGCGGCATGAAGccacccatcccctcccctcccctccccccctcccagccccaAGACAGCCCTTTATTATACCTACAGCTCGTCACCCGTAGAAGTTTTTTCGAAAAAAGCTGCCCCCCGTCCGTTGCCGGTAGCATGCCAGCACATCGTGCAGCTTGGGTGAGGTGGAGAAAAGCCCGGCGGCCTGGTGGGATTTAAAACCTCGAGGGACACCTCTGAACATCGTGAACACAAGTTCAACGGAACCTTGTCGACATAGCTTTTTTATATCGCCATGTTCAACAACATAGATCGACCCACCTCTTGGACCCAGACGATGCGGCTCTTCGACAACCACACAAACCTAAGAGACCACCGCGGCCAAATCCTTGTGTCATGCTCGACTGCCCCCCGCCATCCAATGCCATTGGTACAATTCGCTCACTGACGCAGCCAATGCCGACGCCAGAACTGGGTCCTGTCGATGGGGCCACAAGAAGTCCAACCGGACCGCTTCCGACGTCCAACTCTAGTTCGACGACTTAGACCGACGACAATGCAACTGTTTTTGTTTACTTGATGATGCGACTCGACACATGCGGACTTCAAAGGTCGGGGGATCACGAGTCGATAAGCGGCAGCTCCATTTTTGGGCAGAAAAAAACGAGGACGTTGGGTTGAAATCTGATCTGTCTGCGAGTGCAGCAAGCCCCCAGCCTATGGGATCCTGCCGCTCACTTCCCCAGATGGCTGCATCCTATCATGGACATGTGCGAGACAGCCAAAAGGAGGGTCAGGTGCAGCTGCTGCATGTCGCTTGGACTCGCGCGCATTTGCATCCACGCATCCCACCGGCTAGCTAAGCTGAACCGTCGCCTCCCGACGGCGCCTGTCACGGTTGGCGATCGATTTAGAGGGGGCAGATGGATGGAGGCATGTTGCGCACGCGGCGGCAGCTCGTTGCTTCTGATGAGAGCTGAAGAACACCACCCTTCTGCTTAGAGGGAGAGATCGTGGGATATCAGATCGCCGTTTGGCCGGCAGCCATCAGAAATGACAGCATGCTGGCGGCCCACCAAAACAGGGAAGCAAGGTGAGATGAGAAGGTGGGAGTGCGTTCGCGCAACCACACATCTTGCGCCAATCTTGCGGGCTCCAAGTCGGAGCAACTGAGGCGTCTTTTTTATCGTTTATCTCCATATCATTACTGCATACAGGCGAGAGGGATGCGCTCGGCTGGCTCGTTTTTGTCTTTCAGCCGAAGACATATCCACAGCACTTATGCTCGATATGCCCTTTCCGATATGGTATAGGTGTTTTGAATAGGCATGCCGCCAACGCGGGTGGGATCTAGGTCGAGGtccacacacccaccatccgccatcccggggggggggggggtggtgaggaggtagtcATTTGATCGCGCTGCTGCATCTGCAAGTTGCAATTGTTGTGGCACATCCTGGCGTGTTATTGCTGGGGAGCTGCGCACCTGCGCGACACAAGAAGTTCAAGGTCGGCTCCGACCTGGGCGCGGcgagaggagaagaggagaaagaggagaATGTTGAAGTCATCAGCAGGCATTCAGGAAGAAAGGATGGTGGCATGGCAGCATGGCAAGCATGTGTGCTCGGACCCTGCCCGCTCTGCAAAAAGGCCGCCATGGAGAAAGACCGGGGCTAACAGAGGGGCGCCGTGAAACCCAAGCAAAGAGACGCGGGAGCAATTCGAAGCGCGCGTCTCTCTTCCCATTGCCGCCCCCAAAACCCGCAAGCTACCCTCTGCACCATTCGACTTTCTGGCTTGTGAGCGTCTTGAAGTTGCCCCGATGTCTTCTTGGTGCTCGGCGGCATCTCTGCGCTGACTGTCCTGTCTCCATATTCCACTGCGGATACGGATTCAAACACTCGTTTAAATcgtttcttcttgttctttcGTTTATGATTTCTCTTATTGACACCTCATCACTCATCACTCATCGCTCACCATTCATCATCCGTCACTGGGGCGCGCTGTGTTTCTTCCAAACATAGACGCTTTGCCACTTCTGCTTGCTACTGCTGCTTGCTActgtctgctgctgcgaccCGTACCAGGCCACTCTCAACTGATCACGAGCAGCTCCAGTTTCCCCGGGGGTGAGCTGTCATATTGCGCCTGTCAAATGACTGGCCACCCAGCCTATGGCATATTTCTtcccttcttcgccttcttttctttgacgGAATCGGATAGCTGGGTTAGGGCCTAATCATGGACTCCTCCTTTACTGACGACGAAAAGGTAAGGTTATGCGCCAACTCTCCCCaaccttcccatcccccttgaACCTTGAAGCTTgagccccccttcccctcgccctccctcTGGCGTTTCCCCCCGCGCATCATGACGCCGTTGCTTATTTGTCTCGGCTATAGCGCTTCGTTCTTGCCGAAATCATCAAGGCCAGCCGCATGGATGTTGGTGTTCTCGTCAACTTAATCAGGTCGCATGATATTCAGCCCGACTGGTTGTCGATGCAGCTCCCTCGTGGTAGGTGTCTTTCGGTTGAAGTCatctctccatcctctgACATGCTTTTCGCAGGTCGAAATGTGAACCAGTGTATTCATGCGGCGGAGGCCATGTTCAACGCCCCGATGCCTCCGCCTTTGATATCGCCCTTGAAGCGAAAGTCGTTCGGCGATGTCAGTGATCAGCTTCCAAAGAGACAGGTGCTTGCGTCCCCTAGCGAACCTCCACCTCACGGATCGCCCTACCATGCGACGCCAGCCTTTGCGCAGCATCACGTCAAC includes:
- the UGA1 gene encoding 4-aminobutyrate transaminase (EggNog:ENOG503NWIR; COG:E), whose translation is MMASRALRGRSSLLRSVPSSATRAAVPLEARRRFSCSTRKMSSFYSSWEPEGPSVKTEIPGPKAKAEIAELNEVFDTRSLNMLTDYYKSAGNYIADPDGNILLDVYAQIASIPVGYNNPSLIKAAQSPQMIQGLINRPALGNFPPHDWADVLKAGILKVAPKGLNQVFTAMAGSDANETAYKAAFMYRRQQERGGAHVEFTEEEISSAMLNQSPGASQNLSILSFKTGFHGRLFGSLSTTRSKPIHKLDIPAFDWPQATFPKLKYPLDQHVKENEAAEKAALEEVEHLIKNYHVPPCAVVVEPIQSEGGDNHASPAFFRCLREITKRNNVLLIVDEVQTGVGATGKFWAHEHWDLPTPPDMVTFSKKAQTAGYYFGNPELRPNKPYRQFNTWMGDPARALLFKGIIEEIEKFGLVERTAKLVEALERVIKSLQ
- the SET2 gene encoding histone methyltransferase set2 (COG:K; EggNog:ENOG503NU70; BUSCO:EOG09261B14), translated to MGEDARASGPVLEGRIEERPRVNGVRLRKEDSTDSASPNNSKMDSRGTSMSPDDTKSAGETAATPDHASAPKLSRKSSQKPVRSPPTLFDHLPDVTAQACSTFQVINDCLYGSRNMGSSDHDALDCDCTEEWRNDENHACGEDSDCINRATKIECVDGDCNCGPGCQNQRFQRKQYADVSVIKTDKKGFGLRANRNLQPNDFIFEYIGEVINEPTFRNRMIKYDREGIKHFYFMSLTKSEFVDATKKGNLGRFCNHSCNPNCYVDKWVVGEKLRMGIFAGRPIRAGEELVFNYNVDRYGADPQPCYCGEQNCVGFIGGKTQTERATKLSLATIEALGIEDSGDSWDTTVAKKPRRKKVTEDDEDYVNSFQPKSLDEDGVNKVMATLMQCKEKWIAVKLLTRLQATEDEQLRHRVVRMHGYQILKTTLNSYKDDTNVVLQVLDILYDLPRITKNKIADSNIEAAIQPLTTSTHEEVAFQANRLLEEWSKLSTAYRIPRKEKDAAAHATSNPFEERRNMDRDEPHKHANNSLVNLNIPTGPRNKVPQRNVGFFNGQRPPRKLPSNLPEGWHVTTDNTGRYYFYDVNGKVQWQRPTAPAVSTPKTSTKAQQGQKAVQDIIDSLTKEITPRHSATHTPQRSSTPTTEPKKEKWRSLPIEKQMKIYENTLFPHVKYVVEKFHGKLPKEDLKKFAREVNKKLVSSDYKNNRVEDPTHISSKQEKKVKKYVRDFFDRAVVKYKEQQKAKGNNKSTDSDKPSASLNDLGDISAPTPVQDDITPLSQPSSPSSPVGGRKRKRDDDDDDDVEGEEASQSPQDDNMSETPSVKRLKEEEDGDGNMIPSPPPPPPPPVDTPLSEEQRAMREQEEELRRENEEAQRMEEENIQNNNHKNGQHMDVDMEEAGGDDDKPLEHREQRGAQEVMSH